The DNA region GTCCTTGACCGCGTACGGCGCCTGGTTCACCTGCTCCGCCGGCGCGATGCCGACGCGGATGGTGGCGGTGCCCTCCTTGCCGAGGCGATCGCGCACATTGTATTTGAAGACGTCCACGCCCGTCGAGTCGTCGAAGGCCTCGTAGCTGAAGTAGTTCTGCGCAACCTCGACGATGCGGCCCTTGGTCGGGCTCGACGAGATGTCCAGCAGCTCCACCGAGTCGCCGTCACCGTCGATGCCGTCGAGGGGCACCGCGATGTCGATCTCGGTGCCGGAGAGCGCGCGGGCCACGAGATCGCGCGGCCGCGGCGCCGCGTTCGTCTCCTCGTCGACCGGCAGGATCTGGATGGTGACGTAGCCCGCGGCCTTCTGCTGACGCGAGTCGACCGCCTCGTACGTCAGGTAGACGGTCTTGGCCTCCAGACCCGCCCTGAAGCGCACGGTGTCCTGCGAGACGAACGCCTCCCCGTCCTCCGGATCGACGAACGGCTCGATGAGCTCCGGTGCGACATGCAGCGCATCGTCACTGGGATGGGTGTCGTTGTCCAGCACCGGGATCGTCACCACGTCCCCCGCCCGCACGTAGGCGGTATCGGGGGCGGTGACCGGCTGCAGGATTTCCTCCGGCGCCGGGATCGGGACCACCACGACCTCGCCCTCGGCGGACTGCTTGCCGTTGGAGATCCGATAGGTGACGCGGACCTGCTCCTCCAGGGTGCCCTGATCCGTGATGCGCAGCGTCTCATGGTTCAGCACCGAGACGGAGACCCCCGTGCCCGGTTCGATCGACACGGACTGCACGACGAGGATGCCGCCGGCCGGATCGGCGTCGTTGTTGAGCACCCCGATCAGCACGTCGCCACCGGTCGGCAGCAGAGCGACGTCGCGCACTGCGACCGGGGGCAGATCGACATCTGCGGCATCGATCACGTCGATGCGGACGAGTCCCTCGCCGTTCTCCGGCCCCGCAGTCGCAAGGTACTGCACGTAGTAGACGCCGACGGTCGGGGCCGTGAACGAGAAGGTCTTGTTGGTGAAGTCGGGCAGGACGGTGGCGCCGGGGACCTCGTCCACACGGCCGAGGCGCAGAGGTTCCCGCCCCGAGCTGGTGTCGTTCGCCAGGGGCGCGACGGTGATCTGCTCTCCGACCCGCGTGACCACGTGATCCGCGTTCGTCTTCGGCTTGGTCGTGCCCTGCGGGCGCACCTCGAGGGCGATCGAGGTCGTCGTCAGCTCGCCGAGGCCGTCGGCGACCGTCACCTGCACGTCCTTGCGGCCCTGCAGACTCGCCGTGGCCTTGTAGGTGAGCTGACCGTCGGTGCTGAAGTCGACCTCGTCACCGGGGGCCGCGACGACCTCCTTCAGATAGATGTCATCGCCGTCGGGATCGATCCAGTCCGGCAGGATGTTGTAGGAGACGGTTCCGCCGGTCTCGACCGTGAGCGAGGTCTTGCGCTTCGGCGTCGGTGGCCCGTTCACGTCTTCTTCGTGCACGGCCAGCGTGACCGATGCCGTGTCCTTTCCGCCGCGACCGTCGTCGACTTCGTATTCGAACGTGGCCGAACCGGAGGCATCCTCGGCGACGGCGATCTGCAGCGAGGCCCCGTTGAAGATCGACTGGACCGTGCCGATCGACGGCTGCGGCTGCAGGATCGTGGCGACGAGGACATCGCCGTCCGGGTCGTTGTCGTTGTCGATCACCGGCAGCAGAGCCGAACCGCCCGGTCGCACGCCGAAGGAATCGTCCTCCGCGATCGGCGGAGTGTTCACCTCGCTGCGCTCTGGCAGGGTCGACTCGACCGTCTCCTGCGTCGAGTCCTCCTCATTCTCGGTCTCGCCCTCGGGAGGAGTCAGATCGTTCCAGTTGTCGACGCGCTGAAGGCTCTCGTTGGCCATCCACGCGGCGCCGCCGACGGCATCGTTCAGGATGATCACGTCGCGGTTCACTCGGAAGATGAGGCTGGCCGACTCCTCGGCCTCTTCAATCGCCGCGGTGACGTCGTTCGCGCTGCCGGCGCAGTCCCGCACGAAGGCCCCGGACCCCGCCCAGGCGCCGTACGTGCACCCACGCAACCAGACAGGGGCTGCGGGGGCGCCCTGTCCACCGGCATCCGTGACGGAAGGATCTGCGCCGTCGAGCGGCACGCGCACCAGGGCAGACCCGGTCGCCACGGCGACGGCATCGGTCTCCGCCGAGGCCTGCTGCAGCACGGCGCCGTCGGCGTCGGGAATCTCAGTCCGGAATCCGCCGGGCGTCAGCACGGCTCCGGCCGCCGCATCGAGCACGACCGGAGTGCGCCCCACGGCGGTGATGGTCGACTGCGCGGACGAGTCGAGCTCGCCCAGCGACGCGGTCGAGGGCTCCAGCGCCTCGCCTTCGTTGTCGACGGACACGGTGACGACCTCGCCGCGCGCGGTCGACAGGGCGAAGACGGTGCCGTCCACTGCGACCGCGACATCCGCGTTCTCGCCGAGCTCGGCGACCGGATCGGCCGCCTCGATCTCGAACGACGCGATCCCCCGTACCGGCACCACCCACAGGGCGCCGGATTTCGTGTCCAGGATGGCGGCGGTCTTGTTGCCCAGCGACACCTTCGCGGCGCTGGGGATGCCGGCGGAATCGCCCAACGAGACCCGAGCGGGGTCGACCGCGGTGACGGTGGAACCGCCCTCGTCGACGACCAGCACATTCGTGGCGTCCTGCAGGATGTCGTAGTTCTCGCCTGTGGTGCGCAGACCGCCATCCAGCACGGTGGATTCGTGGTTGAAGTGCCCGACCAGCAGGCTGGAGGTCTTGGTGATCCAGACGCCGCCGTCGTTCAGGTCCACCTTTGTGGTCGGGAAGCCCTCGTAGCTGAAAGCCATCGTGGTGATCGCGACGACGCCCACGGTGACGCCGGCCGCCGACGCGAGCGCCTTGGGGCGCGCACGCATCCACGACAAGGCCTTCATCCGCTGTTCTCCCCTAATGCCCTGATGTCGTGATGCATCGCCCCTGGCCGGCCATCCGCACCGGCCCTCTGCGCCCGCACTGCGGGTGCGTGACGCGGTGCGGGGCAGAAAGTCCATCCTAACCACGGCGGCATCCAGCCCTGATGGGCAGATATCCCCATCCACAGGGATTCACGGACACGTCGTGTGTGCATGCGGGTTGACTGCGCCGTCGCCTACTCTGGTGCCATGGACCCGTTGGCCATCGTCGTGATCGTCGCCGCGCTGACGTGCGCGTTCTGCTGGATCGCGTCACTCATCACGAAGGACACCTCCTGGGTGGACCGCCTCTGGTCGATCGTGCCGGCCGTGTACGTGTGGATCTTCGCCGTAGCCGGGATCACCGCCGGCATCGACGCTGCGCGTCTGATCCTGATGGCGGTGCTGGTCACGGCGTGGGCGGTCCGACTGACGTTCAACTTCGCCCGCAAGGGCGGGTACACCGGCATGGAGGACTACCGCTGGGCCATCCTGCGCGCACGGATGAAGCCCTGGCAGTTCCAGGTCTTCAATCTTCTGTTCATCGTGCTGTACCAGAACGCGCTGCTCGTGCTGATCACGCTTCCGGCTCTGATGGCATGGCAGCATCCCGCGGCGCTCAACGGGTGGGATGTCGTGTTCGCGGTCCTGTTCGCCGCGTTCCTGGTCGGTGAGTTCGTCGCCGACCAGCAGCAGTGGGACTTCCATCGCGCCAAGGCCGCCGCAGGCGGTCGCCTCGAGCCCGGTTTCGTCACGTCGGGGCTGTTCCGATACAGCCGTCACCCGAACTTCTTCTTCGAGCAGGCGCAGTGGTGGACGTTCTATGCGATCGGAGCGACGGCGGCCGTGGCATCCGGATTGGGCGTGTGGGGCGGTGCGCTGAACTGGACGATCGTCGGAGCCGCCCTGCTGACCCTGCTGTTCATCGGATCGACGATCTTCACGGAGTCGATCTCGGCCTCGAAGTACCCCGCGTACGCCGACTACCGGCGGTCCACGTCGATGCTGGTCCCGCTTCCTCCGCGCCGGCGCCCGGCACGCTCTCCCAAGCCCGCGTAACGTCGCCGATGTCCCAAATCAGCACCCGATAGCGGCCCATAAGCTGCGAAATCGGGACACCGATGCGGCAGCGGACAGCGACAGCGACAGCGGCCAGGTGTCCGGTGTCAGGCGGTCGCGTAGCCGTCGGGGTTCTGGGACTGCCAGTTCCAGTAGTCGCGGCAGGAGTCATCGATCGTGAGCTGCGCCTTCCAGCCCAGGTCGCGCTCCGCCTTGGACGGGTCGCAGTAGGTCGCCGCCACATCCCCGGGCCGGCGATCGAGGATCTGCTTGGGCAGCTCGTGACCCACCGCCTTCTCGAAGGACGCGATCAGCTCGAGCACGCTGACCGGCGTGCCCGTGCCCAGGTTGTAGACGGCGAAGCCGGGCCGGGCCTGCTCCAGTGCGGTGACGTGGCCGTCGGCCAGGTCGACGACGTGGATGTAGTCGCGCAGGCCGGTGCCGTCCGGGGTGTCGTAGTCTGCGCCGAACACGCCGATGCGGTCGAGCTTGCCGACCGCGACGCGCGCCACGAAGGGCATCAGGTTGTTCGGGATGCCGGCCGGATCCTCCCCGATCAGACCGCTGGGGTGCGCGCCGACCGGGTTGAAGTACCGCAGCACCGTCACGTTCAGCTCGGGGTTGACCCGGGCGACGTCGGCGAGCACGACCTCGTTGATCCGCTTGGATTTCGAGTACGGGTTGGACAGGTCGATGCTCGTCGTGGATTCCTCGGTGAACGGGAGGTCCGCGGGGTCGGAGTAGACGGTGCCGGTGCTGGAGAAGACGAACGAGCGGATGCCGTGGCGCAGGCCCGCGCGCAGCAGCGCGAAGGTGGTGTCCAGGTTGTTGGCGTAATACTCGAGGGGCTTCTGGGTCGATTCCCCGACCGCCTTGAACGCGGCCAGGTGCACGATCGCATCGATGGGGCCGTGATCGGCGAACACACCCGCCAGGACCGCGTCGTCGGAGGCATCGCCCGCGACGAGCGGAGCGTCCTTGCCGGTGATCGCTGCGACGCGTTGGGCCGCGATCGCACTCGTCCCGGACAGATCGTCCAGCAGCACCACCTCGTGGCCGGCATCCAGCAGGGACACGGCGGTGTGCGCGCCGATGTATCCGGCGCCGCCGGCAAGGAGAACTCGCATCACCCGATGCTACCGAGCATCCGGATGCGCGCCGGCGCGGAACGGCGTCGGTGAAGCTCAGCGCCCGTCGAGGCGTCCGCCGGACTCGCGGAGGTAGCACTCCGCGCACATCGACTCGTAGGTCACCCGGTCGGCGGAGAGCTCGTCGATGGCGACCTGATCGCCGTCGAAGACGAACCGACCGCCGACGAGGCGCGCGTTGAAGATGGCCTTGCGTCCGCAGCGACAGATCGTCTTGAGTTCCTCGAGGCTGTGCGCCAGCTCCAGCAGCCGCCGCGAGCCGGGGAAGGCCTCGGTGCGGAAATCGGTGCGGATGCCGTAGGCGAGCACCGGGACGCCGTCCAGCACGACGATCCTCAGCAGGTCATCGACCTGGGCGGGCGTGAGGAACTGCGCCTCATCGATCAGCAGGCAGGCGACATCGACGGGCCGCCCGGACGGCGTCTGCTCGGGGAACAGGGCTTCGGCGGCGGACTGCTGCACACGTGCGCGGTGCTCGGCGAACAGGGCGCGCAGATCGGCATCCGGCGGGATGAGGAAGTCGACGGTCCGTGACATGCCGAGTCGGCTGGAGATCTTGTCGGACTCTTTGGTGTCGATCGCCGGCTTGGCGATCAGCACGTGCTGTCCGCGTTCCTCGTAGTTGTGGGCCGCCTGCAGGAGCGAGGAGGACTTGCCCGAGTTCATCGCACCGTAGCGGAAGTACAGTTTTGCCACGTGCCGAGCGTAGTCGCCGTCAGCGCCCCCGGCTCACCGACCTCCGAACCCGCCGCCGCCACCGCCGCCGCCGGACGAGCCGCCGCCGAACGAGCCGCCCGAAGAGGACCAGCTCGAACCCGATGACGAGCCGCCGGAGGAGCGCGGGCTGGAGACGGGCGTGGCCGCCAGCCTGCCGATCGAGGATGACGCGTCCTGCAGGGAACGCGACGACACTGCGTCCAGCAGCGGCAGGGTGGCCGCAGCGTCCGCGACCGGGGATGCGCTGCGGATCACCTTCACCCACTCGCGTTCCATTCCGAACAGGACGGCGTACGGCAGGAGCCGCTCGTAGACATTGACGATGCTGTCCCCCGGCGCGTTGGGCGTCTCACCGAACGTGCGGCGGCCGGATGAGACCAGATCGGCCGTCTGCGGCGACTGGGCGGCGCGCAGGCGATCCGCTTCGGCGAGCCGGAGGTACTCGCGGATGCCGTCCAGGTAGGTCTGATGGATGCCGCCCGCCACGGTGAGCGTGGTCTTCGGCAGCGGGATGAACGGAAGGCCGATGAATGCGAAGAAGCCGCTGACGATCGCCGCGGCGTACACTGCCCCGCCGATCGGAGACAGCTCGGCCAGGACTTCGTACGAGGTGTCGGCCAGCGTCAGCAGCAGCATCGCGAGAACGAAGCCGAGGATGCCGGTCGCGATGCGCACCGAGCCGATCCAGGCCGGGAGCCTGCTGCGATAGCCGCGCTGGAGCGTGTACTCGTCGATGCGTCGGACGTAGGTGACCGCGCGCGCCGGTGGCTTCTCGGCGAACCTGCCGAGGTCCACCCCCGCTCCCGGCTTGGCCTTCCGTGCGAACAGCGTGTCCAGTACGCGCAGATCGTCGTGCTCGAGTCCGTCCCTGCTGCGCAGGATCACCTCGAAATCCTCCGGATCCTCCCGGTCCCCGGACGCACGCAGCTCCACCGCGTCCCGCACCGCGAGGTCGACCAAGTGCGCGGCCATCGCGCGCTCCGGCACATCGAGCACCCCCGCCGACAGAGTGATCGATTCGTCCTTCGGGGGCGTGTACTGCACGATCACCGGGGAGCGGTCCGGGTTGCGCCGCAGCAGCACCCGCAGCACGAGCACGACCACCAGCCCGCCGACGCCGGTCAGCAGCGCCAGGGCCGGGAGGATCCACTCCCACCACGGGTACGGGGGCGGGGGCGGCGCGGTCAGCGCAGCGAACGTGCCCGGCTCGAACCCGATCGCGACGGTGACGTTCTCGTCCGGCCCGAGGTCGACGTCGCCGGCGGTGAACGACACGGACCGGTCCCCCGCGTCCATCGCGCCCACCGACGCCGCCCAGACCGCGACCTCTCCCGGCCAATCCGCTGCTGTCGCGGGCTGGAACTCGCAGGTGTCCGTCGAGCCTTCCGGCCCGGTATAGCAGTACGTCCGATCCGGGAGGAGCCCGGCCGCGGCATCCCCGCCGATGTGAACCCGCGCGGCGACCGAACCGAACGGCTGAGCGTGATCCGTTCCGACGGTGTCCCAATAGAATTCGTCGGCGTCGGTGTCCTCGTAGCGCAGGACGACGTCGCGCATCGTGTAGGAGATGACATAGGTCTGGGTTCCGCGCACGTACGAGTCGTCGCCGGTGAGCACGTAGACCCAGTCATCATCCTGCTCGGTCCACCACGGGATCGCGGCGCCTCCGGCCCCGGTGACGCCCATGACCTGGGTGTCGTGGGCGATGCCGGAGTCCACCTTGGGAATCGACCGGACGATGCCACGGTTCTGGTCGAACTCCGGGAATCGCGCGACGATCTTCTCGGTGGTGAACAGGTGGCTCCGGCCGCCGGTGCCGCGCACGAGATAGTAGTCCGCCTCGAAGGAGTCGTAGGCGAAATCCTCGACCGACGTGGGAGCGACCAGCTCCGGCGTCACCGATACGGCCGCCGGCTCCGCGCCGCGTGCATCAACGGCGTTGGCGGGTGCCGGCCAGAGCAGCGCCGCCATCCCGATCACGACCAGGAGCGCGACCGCTCGGTGCGATCGTCGTCCCCTGAGTCGCATCCCCCCACCCTAGGGCCGCACCGTGT from Microbacterium sp. zg-B185 includes:
- a CDS encoding DUF1295 domain-containing protein, giving the protein MDPLAIVVIVAALTCAFCWIASLITKDTSWVDRLWSIVPAVYVWIFAVAGITAGIDAARLILMAVLVTAWAVRLTFNFARKGGYTGMEDYRWAILRARMKPWQFQVFNLLFIVLYQNALLVLITLPALMAWQHPAALNGWDVVFAVLFAAFLVGEFVADQQQWDFHRAKAAAGGRLEPGFVTSGLFRYSRHPNFFFEQAQWWTFYAIGATAAVASGLGVWGGALNWTIVGAALLTLLFIGSTIFTESISASKYPAYADYRRSTSMLVPLPPRRRPARSPKPA
- the galE gene encoding UDP-glucose 4-epimerase GalE encodes the protein MRVLLAGGAGYIGAHTAVSLLDAGHEVVLLDDLSGTSAIAAQRVAAITGKDAPLVAGDASDDAVLAGVFADHGPIDAIVHLAAFKAVGESTQKPLEYYANNLDTTFALLRAGLRHGIRSFVFSSTGTVYSDPADLPFTEESTTSIDLSNPYSKSKRINEVVLADVARVNPELNVTVLRYFNPVGAHPSGLIGEDPAGIPNNLMPFVARVAVGKLDRIGVFGADYDTPDGTGLRDYIHVVDLADGHVTALEQARPGFAVYNLGTGTPVSVLELIASFEKAVGHELPKQILDRRPGDVAATYCDPSKAERDLGWKAQLTIDDSCRDYWNWQSQNPDGYATA
- a CDS encoding thymidine kinase, which produces MAKLYFRYGAMNSGKSSSLLQAAHNYEERGQHVLIAKPAIDTKESDKISSRLGMSRTVDFLIPPDADLRALFAEHRARVQQSAAEALFPEQTPSGRPVDVACLLIDEAQFLTPAQVDDLLRIVVLDGVPVLAYGIRTDFRTEAFPGSRRLLELAHSLEELKTICRCGRKAIFNARLVGGRFVFDGDQVAIDELSADRVTYESMCAECYLRESGGRLDGR
- a CDS encoding DUF2207 domain-containing protein codes for the protein MRLRGRRSHRAVALLVVIGMAALLWPAPANAVDARGAEPAAVSVTPELVAPTSVEDFAYDSFEADYYLVRGTGGRSHLFTTEKIVARFPEFDQNRGIVRSIPKVDSGIAHDTQVMGVTGAGGAAIPWWTEQDDDWVYVLTGDDSYVRGTQTYVISYTMRDVVLRYEDTDADEFYWDTVGTDHAQPFGSVAARVHIGGDAAAGLLPDRTYCYTGPEGSTDTCEFQPATAADWPGEVAVWAASVGAMDAGDRSVSFTAGDVDLGPDENVTVAIGFEPGTFAALTAPPPPPYPWWEWILPALALLTGVGGLVVVLVLRVLLRRNPDRSPVIVQYTPPKDESITLSAGVLDVPERAMAAHLVDLAVRDAVELRASGDREDPEDFEVILRSRDGLEHDDLRVLDTLFARKAKPGAGVDLGRFAEKPPARAVTYVRRIDEYTLQRGYRSRLPAWIGSVRIATGILGFVLAMLLLTLADTSYEVLAELSPIGGAVYAAAIVSGFFAFIGLPFIPLPKTTLTVAGGIHQTYLDGIREYLRLAEADRLRAAQSPQTADLVSSGRRTFGETPNAPGDSIVNVYERLLPYAVLFGMEREWVKVIRSASPVADAAATLPLLDAVSSRSLQDASSSIGRLAATPVSSPRSSGGSSSGSSWSSSGGSFGGGSSGGGGGGGGFGGR